One Labrus mixtus chromosome 12, fLabMix1.1, whole genome shotgun sequence DNA segment encodes these proteins:
- the ttc13 gene encoding tetratricopeptide repeat protein 13 isoform X1, giving the protein MAPSSRAVVLVALSLLYLSRAILSSEYFSTLTLFNNELHKQGCSSLSEWEEYAADCESSILQLDDPDCEEGSNPPCESVFSLNAEKILSQAKLFIEQKKIPFPVDNHNTNEELAIGYVLIANGLYDEAIKHFSLLLQSDPELVSAIYGRGIAYGKKSLQDIKNADLALYELNRVITLEPNWPEVYEQRAEILSPLGRISEALADLTKAIQLQPSARLYRHRGTLLFISEDYVAAMEDFQQSLELKKNQPIAMLYKGLTFFHRGMLKEAIETFKEALKLKPDFIDAYKSLGQAYRELGDFESAMESFQKALMLNQNHIQSLQLRGMMLYHHGSLQEAIGNFKRCLQLEPYNEVCQYMKGLSHVAMGQFYEGIKAQTKVMLNDPLLGQKASSEYLKVKYLREYSRYLHSHLDIPVAEYNVDQDLPGNFKNHWAKNLPFLIEDYEEQPGLQPHIKDVLPQNFESYSSEVQKLICTADHLGALMQYDTPGFLPNRRIHRAMGLATLEVMQAMHRTWSNSKVRVNGKTRQMQWRDMFDIAVKWRRIADPDQPVLWLDQMPARSLSRGFNNHINLIRGQIINIRYLAYFDNILDFIKDRILVYHGAYNPRGLLEVRQALENVIKVEDLLPIMKQFNSKTRDGFTVNSKVPSMKDSGKEYDGFTITITGDRVGNMLFSVETQTTEERTQQYQSEIESIYKDLTAKGKALMLSTELGDADAVCNLILSLVYYFCNLMPLSRGSSVVAYSVVMGALMASGKEVIGRIPKGKLVDFEAMTTPSPDNFSKTAKSWMTLKSLPSWYQNLPSVAETFQSTRTMLEVLNTDSSSHCPKKS; this is encoded by the exons ATGGCCCCTTCCAGCCGGGCTGTTGTTTTGGTAGCGCTCTCTCTCCTGTACCTCAGCCGGGCTATCTTGTCCTCCGAGTATTTCTCCACTCTCACTTTGTTCAACAACGAGCTCCACAAGCAGGGATGCAGCTCGCTGTCCGAGTGGGAAGAGTACGCGGCGGACTGCG AGTCCTCAATACTACAGCTGGATGATCCGGACTGTGAGGAGGGCAGCAATCCACCCTGCGAGTCAGTCTTCTCACTTAACGCAGAGAAGATCCTG agcCAGGCCAAGTTGTTTatagaacagaaaaaaatccccttCCCCGTAGATAACCACAACACAAACGAAGAGCTGG CTATAGGCTACGTTCTGATAGCCAACGGTCTGTATGATGAAGCCATCAAACACTTCTCCTTATTATTACAG AGTGACCCGGAGCTGGTCAGCGCCATCTATGGGAGAGGGATAGCTTATGGGAAGAAAAGTTTACAG GACATAAAGAATGCTGACTTGGCGTTGTACGAGCTCAACAGAGTCATCACCCTCGAGCCGAACTGGCCCGAGGTCTacgagcagagagcagag ATCCTGTCTCCTCTGGGTCGTATCAGTGAAGCTCTGGCTGATCTCACTAAAGCCATCCAGCTGCAGCCGTCGGCTCGTCTGTACAGACACAGAGGAACGCTGCTCTTCATCTCAGAG GACTATGTGGCAGCTATGGAGGACTTCCAGCAGTCTTTAGAGCTGAAGAAGAATCAGCCCATCGCCATGTTGTACAAAGGCCTCACCTTTTTCCACAGAGGCATGCTCAAG GAAGCCATCGAGACGTTCAAAGAGGCTCTGAAGTTAAAGCCTGACTTCATAGACGCCTATAAAAGTCTCGGACAGGCTTACAG aGAGCTGGGGGATTTTGAGTCGGCGATGGAGAGCTTCCAGAAAGCCCTGATGCTGAACCAGAATCACATCCAGTCGCTCCAGCTCCGAGGGATGATGCTGTACCACCACGGCTCGCTGCAGGAGGCCATAGGCAACTTCAAG AGGTGTCTTCAGCTGGAGCCGTACAACGAGGTGTGTCAGTACATGAAGGGGTTAAGTCACGTGGCGATGGGGCAGTTCTACGAGGGAATCAAAGCTCAGACTAAAGTCATGCTGAACGACCCTCTGCTGGGACAGAAAGCCAGCTCGGAATACCTCAAAGTGAAATACCTCAGAG agtaCTCTCGTTACCTGCACTCCCACCTCGACATCCCCGTAGCAGAGTACAACGTGGACCAGGACTTACCGGGGAACTTCAAAAATCACTGGGCCAAAAACTTACCGTTTTTAATCGAAGATTATGAAGAGCAGCCCGGCCTGCAGCCTCATATCAA AGACGTGCTGCCGCAGAACTTTGAAAGCTACAGCAGTGAAGTGCAGAAGTTGATCTGCACGGCCGACCACCTGGGGGCGCTGATGCAATACGACACTCCTGGTTTCTTACCCAACAGAAGGATACACAGAG CGATGGGTTTAGCGACCCTGGAGGTGATGCAGGCCATGCATCGGACGTGGAGCAACTCCAAAGTGAGAGTCAACGGCAAGACCAGACAAATGCAGTGGAGGGACATGTTTGACATAGCGGTTAAATGGAGAAg gatcgCCGATCCAGACCAGCCAGTCCTGTGGTTAGACCAGATGCCGGCCCGGAGTCTAAGTCGAGGCTTTAACAATCACATCAACCTCATCAG GGGACAGATTATCAACATCAGATACCTGGCCTACTTCGACAACATCCTCGACTTCATCAAAGACAGAATCCTGGTGTATCACGG GGCGTACAACCCGAGAGGACTCCTCGAGGTCCGACAGGCGCTGGAAAATGTGATTAAAGTAGAAGATCTGCTTCCTATAATGAAG CAGTTCAACAGTAAAACCAGAGACGGCTTCACGGTCAACTCCAAGGTGCCGAGCATGAAGGATTCTGGGAAAGAGTACGACGGtttcaccatcaccatcacaggAGACAG GGTGGGGAACATGTTATTCTCAGTCGAGACTCAGACGACTGAAGAGCGGACGCAGCAGTACCAGTCGGAGATCGAGTCCATCTACAAAGACCTCACGGCCAAAGGAAAAGCTTTAATGCTCTCCACTGAACTGGGG GATGCAGATGCTGTCTGTAACCTGATCCTCTCCCTGGTTTATTACTTCTGCAACCTCATGCCACTCTCCAGAGGATCGAG TGTGGTGGCTTACTCGGTCGTAATGGGGGCGCTGATGGCGAGTGGGAAAGAGGTCATCGGTAGGATCCCGAAAGGAAAG tTGGTGGATTTTGAAGCCATGACGACACCCAGTCCAGACAACTTCAGTAAAACAGCCAAAAGTTGGATGACTCTCAAAAG TTTGCCGAGTTGGTATCAAAATCTTCCGTCTGTAGCGGAGACGTTCCAATCGACCAGAACAATGTTAGAAGTCCTCAACACAGACTCGTCCTCACACTGTCCGAAGAAGTCCTAA
- the arv1 gene encoding LOW QUALITY PROTEIN: protein ARV1 (The sequence of the model RefSeq protein was modified relative to this genomic sequence to represent the inferred CDS: deleted 1 base in 1 codon), producing MGEDDFRCIECNEKASELHRDYSNGILKTTICGSCQKPVDKYIEYDPVIILIDAILCKTQAFRHILFNTNLNIHWKLCVFCLLCEAYLRWSLLHGSEQSSDPADIIRYTKEWDFYNMFGLAALELSAFCGGVLCFLWVVVGRLQGGTVELSLLLRALLLSCYGKVLLIPAVIWEHDYSPLCLGLIKLFVLTSNSQAIRVILNSSRRLSLMAVCLGLLSENCVAQACKKLPWSIQDVFTV from the exons ATGGGTGAAGATGACTTTAGGTGTATTGAGTGTAACGAAAAAGCATCAGAGTTACACAGAGACTACAGCAACGGCATCCTGAAGACAACGATATGT gGGTCGTGCCAGAAACCAGTGGACAAGTACATTGAATATGACCCAGTTATTATCCTAATTGATGCCATATTGTGCAAGACGCAGGCTTTCAGACACATTCTGTTCAACACAAACCTGAAT ATCCACTggaagctgtgtgtgttctgcctGCTGTGTGAGGCGTACCTCCGGTGGTCTCTTCTCCATGGCTCCGAGCAGAGCAGCGACCCTGCTGACATCATCAGGTACACCAAGGAGTGGGACTTCTACAACATGTTTGGATTGGCCGCCCTCG AGCTGTCGGCGTTCTGCGGCGGCGTGTTGTGCTTCCTCTGGGTGGTGGTGGGTCGTCTCCAGGGAGGGACGGTGGAGCTCAGCCTGCTGCTCAGAGCCCTGCTGCTGTCCTGCTACGGAAAAGTCCTCCTCATCCCGGCTGTGATCTGGGAGCACGACTACTCCCCGCTCTGCCTCGGCCTCATCAAGCTGTTTGTGCTCACGTCAAACTCGCAGGCTATCAGAG TGATTCTGAACAGCAGCAGACGCCTCTCGTTGATGGCCGTGTGTCTGGGCCTGCTGTCAGAGAACTGCGTGGCTCAGGCCTGTAAG AAGCTTCCATGGAGCATCCAGGACGTGTTTACTGTTTGA
- the ttc13 gene encoding tetratricopeptide repeat protein 13 isoform X2: MAPSSRAVVLVALSLLYLSRAILSSEYFSTLTLFNNELHKQGCSSLSEWEEYAADCESSILQLDDPDCEEGSNPPCESVFSLNAEKILSQAKLFIEQKKIPFPVDNHNTNEELAIGYVLIANGLYDEAIKHFSLLLQSDPELVSAIYGRGIAYGKKSLQDIKNADLALYELNRVITLEPNWPEVYEQRAEILSPLGRISEALADLTKAIQLQPSARLYRHRGTLLFISEDYVAAMEDFQQSLELKKNQPIAMLYKGLTFFHRGMLKEAIETFKEALKLKPDFIDAYKSLGQAYRELGDFESAMESFQKALMLNQNHIQSLQLRGMMLYHHGSLQEAIGNFKRCLQLEPYNEVCQYMKGLSHVAMGQFYEGIKAQTKVMLNDPLLGQKASSEYLKVKYLREYSRYLHSHLDIPVAEYNVDQDLPGNFKNHWAKNLPFLIEDYEEQPGLQPHIKDVLPQNFESYSSEVQKLICTADHLGALMQYDTPGFLPNRRIHRAMGLATLEVMQAMHRTWSNSKVRVNGKTRQMQWRDMFDIAVKWRRIADPDQPVLWLDQMPARSLSRGFNNHINLIRGQIINIRYLAYFDNILDFIKDRILVYHGAYNPRGLLEVRQALENVIKVEDLLPIMKFNSKTRDGFTVNSKVPSMKDSGKEYDGFTITITGDRVGNMLFSVETQTTEERTQQYQSEIESIYKDLTAKGKALMLSTELGDADAVCNLILSLVYYFCNLMPLSRGSSVVAYSVVMGALMASGKEVIGRIPKGKLVDFEAMTTPSPDNFSKTAKSWMTLKSLPSWYQNLPSVAETFQSTRTMLEVLNTDSSSHCPKKS, encoded by the exons ATGGCCCCTTCCAGCCGGGCTGTTGTTTTGGTAGCGCTCTCTCTCCTGTACCTCAGCCGGGCTATCTTGTCCTCCGAGTATTTCTCCACTCTCACTTTGTTCAACAACGAGCTCCACAAGCAGGGATGCAGCTCGCTGTCCGAGTGGGAAGAGTACGCGGCGGACTGCG AGTCCTCAATACTACAGCTGGATGATCCGGACTGTGAGGAGGGCAGCAATCCACCCTGCGAGTCAGTCTTCTCACTTAACGCAGAGAAGATCCTG agcCAGGCCAAGTTGTTTatagaacagaaaaaaatccccttCCCCGTAGATAACCACAACACAAACGAAGAGCTGG CTATAGGCTACGTTCTGATAGCCAACGGTCTGTATGATGAAGCCATCAAACACTTCTCCTTATTATTACAG AGTGACCCGGAGCTGGTCAGCGCCATCTATGGGAGAGGGATAGCTTATGGGAAGAAAAGTTTACAG GACATAAAGAATGCTGACTTGGCGTTGTACGAGCTCAACAGAGTCATCACCCTCGAGCCGAACTGGCCCGAGGTCTacgagcagagagcagag ATCCTGTCTCCTCTGGGTCGTATCAGTGAAGCTCTGGCTGATCTCACTAAAGCCATCCAGCTGCAGCCGTCGGCTCGTCTGTACAGACACAGAGGAACGCTGCTCTTCATCTCAGAG GACTATGTGGCAGCTATGGAGGACTTCCAGCAGTCTTTAGAGCTGAAGAAGAATCAGCCCATCGCCATGTTGTACAAAGGCCTCACCTTTTTCCACAGAGGCATGCTCAAG GAAGCCATCGAGACGTTCAAAGAGGCTCTGAAGTTAAAGCCTGACTTCATAGACGCCTATAAAAGTCTCGGACAGGCTTACAG aGAGCTGGGGGATTTTGAGTCGGCGATGGAGAGCTTCCAGAAAGCCCTGATGCTGAACCAGAATCACATCCAGTCGCTCCAGCTCCGAGGGATGATGCTGTACCACCACGGCTCGCTGCAGGAGGCCATAGGCAACTTCAAG AGGTGTCTTCAGCTGGAGCCGTACAACGAGGTGTGTCAGTACATGAAGGGGTTAAGTCACGTGGCGATGGGGCAGTTCTACGAGGGAATCAAAGCTCAGACTAAAGTCATGCTGAACGACCCTCTGCTGGGACAGAAAGCCAGCTCGGAATACCTCAAAGTGAAATACCTCAGAG agtaCTCTCGTTACCTGCACTCCCACCTCGACATCCCCGTAGCAGAGTACAACGTGGACCAGGACTTACCGGGGAACTTCAAAAATCACTGGGCCAAAAACTTACCGTTTTTAATCGAAGATTATGAAGAGCAGCCCGGCCTGCAGCCTCATATCAA AGACGTGCTGCCGCAGAACTTTGAAAGCTACAGCAGTGAAGTGCAGAAGTTGATCTGCACGGCCGACCACCTGGGGGCGCTGATGCAATACGACACTCCTGGTTTCTTACCCAACAGAAGGATACACAGAG CGATGGGTTTAGCGACCCTGGAGGTGATGCAGGCCATGCATCGGACGTGGAGCAACTCCAAAGTGAGAGTCAACGGCAAGACCAGACAAATGCAGTGGAGGGACATGTTTGACATAGCGGTTAAATGGAGAAg gatcgCCGATCCAGACCAGCCAGTCCTGTGGTTAGACCAGATGCCGGCCCGGAGTCTAAGTCGAGGCTTTAACAATCACATCAACCTCATCAG GGGACAGATTATCAACATCAGATACCTGGCCTACTTCGACAACATCCTCGACTTCATCAAAGACAGAATCCTGGTGTATCACGG GGCGTACAACCCGAGAGGACTCCTCGAGGTCCGACAGGCGCTGGAAAATGTGATTAAAGTAGAAGATCTGCTTCCTATAATGAAG TTCAACAGTAAAACCAGAGACGGCTTCACGGTCAACTCCAAGGTGCCGAGCATGAAGGATTCTGGGAAAGAGTACGACGGtttcaccatcaccatcacaggAGACAG GGTGGGGAACATGTTATTCTCAGTCGAGACTCAGACGACTGAAGAGCGGACGCAGCAGTACCAGTCGGAGATCGAGTCCATCTACAAAGACCTCACGGCCAAAGGAAAAGCTTTAATGCTCTCCACTGAACTGGGG GATGCAGATGCTGTCTGTAACCTGATCCTCTCCCTGGTTTATTACTTCTGCAACCTCATGCCACTCTCCAGAGGATCGAG TGTGGTGGCTTACTCGGTCGTAATGGGGGCGCTGATGGCGAGTGGGAAAGAGGTCATCGGTAGGATCCCGAAAGGAAAG tTGGTGGATTTTGAAGCCATGACGACACCCAGTCCAGACAACTTCAGTAAAACAGCCAAAAGTTGGATGACTCTCAAAAG TTTGCCGAGTTGGTATCAAAATCTTCCGTCTGTAGCGGAGACGTTCCAATCGACCAGAACAATGTTAGAAGTCCTCAACACAGACTCGTCCTCACACTGTCCGAAGAAGTCCTAA